The Rissa tridactyla isolate bRisTri1 chromosome 16, bRisTri1.patW.cur.20221130, whole genome shotgun sequence genome includes a window with the following:
- the PERM1 gene encoding PGC-1 and ERR-induced regulator in muscle protein 1, with amino-acid sequence MDNFEYSIQLNDRDWAEFFLASEECDLAPATLATAEEQCLSDIEQGDGVPGRDCRASTNGQIAARVGSRPGPGTGSSAPRGVSGDASLRWPAGGHLALPELLSGSEDEADLGSVGRFLCESDKPGCLSLAPMPSVQGRQPPCPPTATLAGQAGGTAESSPGPDTACEAAAPQPASEKGATSVSQAMESPSHPAGTSAPQQGGDAGGGQPRGSPVAAQPGSPVQRSSPALATFPEGSARKSPSSTSRLEPGARGPLRDQPPSPALETAPKAPGIPAREEASGERAGGEPSSPAGSPDVVRPKVPGQLRKSRKQRGASATEAAQGDREPAGVAGQGTGVPTKAPLGSPLSSRKSKGKEKAAKPALVKLGSEEAGESKRPVPSPSTDEGDAAVSAPPKQKVKEPGAQSPGKAKATKQSKPGQAGGLGVRDNVPVIPASRAAAPPGEACQEVPKKPLQSKSVAAFGGDAAEGADGEPAAETPGELGPPCFAARASSRTDTLDVTWPEMYDYLFCDSQEEEEGMGDSVEGEKTPLEREISLPELYEYFFNEPEGKRKKVKGKDRKRKKFSSLDHTQLQNEDPDLAPAKDSVVISVPEVYEHFFPDGPANRAGWRGIFSIAPASEVKKAVGALKSLVQRHLIGGQAPAPQALLRRGSGEKLSLVPLGRGQARPEALDMALALRGGPEAPLALTHKDMCLVFCAFASWAVKTSDLQAPDAWKTMFLASFGTLSAIRYFRRQVREGHPRT; translated from the exons ATGGATAACTTCGAGTACAGCATCCAGCTGAACGACAGGGACTGGGCTGAGTTCTTCTTGGCGTCGGAGGAATGCGACCTAGCGCCGGCCACCCTGGCCACGGCCGAGGAGCAGTGTCTCAGTGACATTGAACAAGGGGACGGCGTGCCGGGCAGGGACTGCCGCGCCAGCACAAACGGGCAGATCGCAGCGAGGGTGGGCAGCAGGCCAGGGCCTGGCACGGGAAGCTCTGCCCCACGTGGGGTGTCCGGAGACGCCTCCCTGCGCTGGCCCGCCGGCGGGCACCTTGCCCTGCCGGAGCTTCTCTCGGGCAGCGAGGACGAAGCGGACCTGGGCTCAGTCGGCAGGTTTCTGTGCGAGAGCGACAAGCCCGGCTGCCTTTCACTCGCTCCAATGCCCAGCGTGCAGGGGAGgcagcccccctgtccccccacagCCACACTTGCTGGCCAGGCTGGTGGCACAGCCGAGAGCAGCCCAGGGCCAGACACAGCATGTGAAGCGGCAGCACCACAGCCGGCATCAGAGAAAGGAGCAACCAGCGTCAGTCAGGCCATGGAGTCTCCCAGCCACCCAGCTGGAACAAGCGCCCCTCAACAGggaggggatgcaggagggggacAGCCCCGTGGCAGCCCGGTGGCGGCACAGCCGGGGTCTCCGGTGCAGCGCAGCTCGCCGGCGCTGGCTACCTTCCCGGAGGGTTCAGCGAGGAAAAGTCCTAGCAGCACTTCCCGCTTGGAGCCCGGGGCACGGGGACCCCTGCGTGACCAGCCCCCAAGCCCAGCCTTGGAGACTGCGCCCAAAGCGCCCGGCATCCCAGCGCGGGAGGAGGCGAGCGGGGAGAGAGCGGGTGGCGAGCCGAGCTCTCCGGCTGGCTCCCCAGACGTCGTGAGGCCCAAGGTGCCAGGACAGCTGAGAAAGAGCCGCAAGCAACGTGGAGCCAGCGCCACCGAGGCAGCCCAGGGGGACAGGGAGCCTGCGGGGGTCGCAGGACAGGGGACTGGCGTACCCACAAAGGCACCTTTGGGCTCACCACTGTCCTCAAGGAAgagcaaagggaaggagaaggcagcCAAGCCAGCTCTTGTGAAGCTGGGAAGCGAGGAGGCAGGGGAGAGCAAACGGCCGGTGCCCAGCCCTAGCACGGATGAGGGCGATGCAGCTGTGAGCGCTCCCCCGAAGCAGAAGGTGAAGGAGCCGGGGGCACAGTCCCCAGGGAAGGCAAAGGCCACCAAACAGTCAAAGCCAGGGCAGGCTGGTGGCTTGGGCGTACGTGACAATGTGCCGGTGAtccctgccagcagagctgcgGCTCCTCCGGGAGAGGCATGCCAGGAGGTGCCAAAGAAACCTCTCCAATCTAAGAGTGTGGCAGCTTTTGGAGGGGATGCTGCTGAGGGAGCCGATGGGGAGCCTGCAGCTGAGACCCCCGGGGAGCTGGGCCCCCCTTGCTTTGCAGCCAGGGCCTCTTCAAGAACAGACACCCTGGACGTGACTTGGCCTGAGATGTACGACTATTTGTTCTGTGACTcccaagaggaagaagaaggaatgggGGACTCAGTAGAGGGGGAGAAAACACCCTTGGAAAGGGAAATATCCTTGCCTGAActgtatgaatatttttttaatgaaccagaaggaaaaaggaaaaaagtcaaggGTAAAGACAGGAAACGAAAGAAGTTCAGCAGCTTGGACCACACTCAGCTGCAAAATGAGGATCCCGACTTGGCTCCGGCCAAAGACTCCGTGGTTATCTCGGTCCCTGAGGTGTATGAACACTTCTTTCCGGATGGGCCTGCGAACAGGGCGGGCTGGAGAGGGATTTTCTCCATCGCTCCAGCCTCCGAGGTGAAGAAAGCTGTGGGGGCTTTGAAGTCCCTCGTGCAAAGGCATCTCATCGGAGGCCAAGCCCCAGCCCCCCAGGCTCTCTTGCGGAGAGGATCTGGTGAGAAGCTCTCCCTCGTCCCGCTGGGAAGAGGCCAGGCACGGCCAGAAGCTTTGGACATGGCCCTTGCACTGAGAG GGGGGCCTGAGGCTCCGCTGGCGTTGACCCACAAAGACATGTGCCTCGTCTTCTGTGCCTTCGCGTCCTGGGCAGTGAAGACCTCCGACCTGCAGGCTCCGGATGCCTGGAAGACCA TGTTCCTGGCAAGTTTTGGCACGCTTTCTGCCATCCGCTACTTCCGAAGGCAGGTCAGAGAAGGACACCCCCGGACCTAG